One part of the Pseudomonas sp. MYb118 genome encodes these proteins:
- a CDS encoding GNAT family N-acetyltransferase: MSTSLADWKGVPAPTVQTLEGRFIRLERLDPARHGDELFDALQGPGADPKLWDYLPYGPFPERSGFNDWLNNHAASSDPYFFSVIDRATGQVQGILSLMSIVPAQGRIEIGHVTFGAPMQRSPKSTEAVYLLAKESFALGNRRLEWKCNNGNARSKYAAERLGFSFEGVFRQHMVVKGQNRDTAWYSILDSEWPAVAAGFERWLSDENQVGAGQVKTLAECRG; this comes from the coding sequence ATGTCGACTTCACTCGCCGACTGGAAAGGCGTCCCGGCACCCACCGTGCAAACCCTCGAAGGGCGCTTCATTCGCCTGGAAAGACTCGACCCGGCGCGCCACGGCGACGAGTTGTTCGACGCCCTGCAGGGCCCCGGCGCCGACCCGAAACTCTGGGACTACCTGCCTTACGGTCCATTCCCGGAGCGCAGCGGCTTCAATGACTGGCTGAACAACCACGCCGCCAGCAGCGACCCGTACTTCTTCAGCGTGATCGACCGCGCCACGGGCCAGGTGCAAGGCATCCTCAGCCTGATGTCGATCGTGCCGGCCCAGGGTCGTATCGAAATCGGCCACGTGACCTTCGGCGCACCGATGCAGCGCTCGCCGAAAAGCACCGAGGCGGTCTACCTGCTGGCCAAGGAATCGTTCGCCCTGGGCAACCGCCGCCTGGAGTGGAAGTGCAACAACGGCAACGCCCGCTCCAAGTACGCGGCAGAACGCCTGGGCTTCAGTTTCGAAGGCGTGTTCCGCCAGCACATGGTGGTCAAGGGCCAGAACCGCGATACCGCGTGGTACTCGATCCTCGATTCGGAATGGCCGGCAGTCGCGGCGGGTTTCGAGCGCTGGTTGAGCGATGAAAACCAGGTGGGTGCCGGTCAGGTGAAGACCCTGGCGGAGTGTCGAGGGTAA